Below is a genomic region from Eupeodes corollae chromosome 1, idEupCoro1.1, whole genome shotgun sequence.
TATTTACTAAGAACATTgcctattaattatttttaatttaacacatCCGTTTTTTTATGGATCAGCTTATTCAGCTTCACTTAAGGAATTGAATTAAGAAAacagaggctaggatgcgacccacactgatcaCATCccttcccgtctgtcgatttgtcttgcttaaaattttgtaagttttcgtgttgggttaaaaaagttgttagttgaattattcttacaaatttttaaattaccaaccatatttttcatataaataaatagtttagtttgaaaatctagttttgttaaatagattttctagttgaatttcttaaaattttacaaattggatgaatttttaccaaatttgcgtacttgtagattttatttttttatgaaaaaaacggactgttgtatttttataagaaactactgaatatcgaaaacaatgttttctgtgaaataaaaagaatttgaagacaatatttttagtttttaaaagctttttgagtcgttagtaaatttttgccaagtattagtattattttttgttaggtttttgttttctgtaaaaatagattttcttctaaatttaactgagtgttgacaaaaatatttttgaaagatataagcagtttaaagccaatatatcaaatttttgataagttATTTGAgccataaatcaatttttaccaacttttattacacAATATTTCCAATTTCTTGCGTAGTTGAAGTTGTAAAccataaaattactttttaaaaaactcaagtTCCTTAAAAATCTTTCTTACATCTTTTGATATTAATATCTTGCAACAAAGCTGCtactatatgctgatgacatcgTCATAATAGCAGAGAGCCCCAACATGATGCAGTTGATGATCAACAAACTACAGCAATATTGGTACTTATTgaatcttcaactcaatacgagcaaatcgaaaataatgatttttcgaAACGGACGAGGACGATTTGCTGGAAACGAAAAATGGACTTGGAACAATGAAGATCTCGAAATAGTCAAggagtataaatatcttggtgtaCTCATGACACCAGAactgtctttcaaaaaacacttgcaagaaaaactaaaagaatgaAAACGAGCGATTAATAGTACCTGGAATAGAGTGTTGAGCAAGAGGAATATCCCTCCGAGCtcgaaatataagttttttgatGCAGTTATGAGATGCAATGTGCTATGCGGCACAAGTCTGGGGGATATAACAATATGAAGAGATGGAACAACTTCTAagatattttctcaaaaaaatcttcaGATTACCATACAACACTCCAAACTACTGGTACATCTGAAAACAGGTTTACCACCACTTTATATACACACTCTCGAATTTCATTTTAGCCATATCAAGAAAGACATGGCACTATCGAGCAACCGTCTCCCTCATAAAGTACTGAAGTATCTCCAAAGGAGAAATctgcaatttttgaataaatagatACAATATCTAATATCGAAAATAGAAGATTCTACACGAAATGAATTTAAGAACCAAAGCGAACAAAACCAGTCAAGAACAACATACAGATTTAACCTAGATATGATATCTACCATTTTTAAAACCAGGGGAGAACTAATATACTTTAATTACCTGCCATACATCAATGAAACGGATGTGGAGGGCACTATGTGCAACTTAAGAGAAAGGGAAGATGTACAACACTTTGTGGGTTCCTGTCCCATACTTAAAAACTGCACTAAAATACCGGcaataaattatgaataaaGCATTCTAAATAAACAcatctatatattttattaatagtaAAACTAGATGGTCAAACACATtactaaaattttacttacatatttatttaaagaacacaCTCATTTTCGGCTGACGGCAAAAGCCAATCCTCTATTATGAATTTCTTACCAAACACTGAAATTATGGttgtggttcttgagatatggacgatgaaaaatgGTATTCCGAAGGTACGTAaatacagacatctctctaaaaatcttttatttagattctatgaACCTTGAAACGacgaaaaatgttgatatttcaaatttgacaaaatcAGACCCATTAATAACAAGTTAAAGAATTGTCTCCTTTGCGACGTGTATTTTTTTACTGCGTTTCTAAATATGGGAGGCTCTGGGATGTCTGATGTTCTTATGACCTTAAATCTCTTTAAATCTTTACCCTACGCTTCGTAGATATATTGTAGCTATTGGGTTAATTATGTAGATCTTGTATCGTGTCAAATTCTTCGTCAGTTAGCCTTCTTTTCTCATTTTGTCCTCGCCGCCATGTGGATTGAATATGAACTATTATCATCATATCTGATTGAATTTGTCAGGCTAGCTCCTCGGCACCTAGGTTCCTTACAAGATAATTGTTTAAGGGACAGATTATGAGCCTGTCAACAACCTTTCGAGATTTATTTCTGGTAACCGGAAGACACGAAGAGGCTATACCGAAACTTTCAGCAGAAAGTTAGAGTACGCGAATGTCTTTGTATGGTAAATGGTCTTCATCTATTAATCTGATGGCAGACGTAATTTATACTTAATCAAGTAAGCGACCAATAATCATAATAACAATCGTTAATTcttatcaattattttattgataaaattacAAGTGGTAGAACAAATTAGTTATTCCTATTTTTATCCCGTTTTTAagctttatctttaaaataatgacAAGGGTCCAATAtagataaatattttctttagccatattatgtttttttttaacttcccataggaagtaattgtaatgggtgcgatttgtcaaattaaaaattttgacatttctcgacgtttcgaggtccctagaatccaaataaaagatttttagaaagatgtctgtggcGTGCTTTAGTACgcacgttcgctacgttttttttcgtcgtctatatctcaagaaccagaagagacatcgacttcaagtaaattttgttatacagataataaggcagaaagatgcagaaagggttctcaaaaaAATGGCTTGTGTGGTcattttaccaaagcagtttaaaaaaattttacgaatgcaaaatgattttatctccaaaacaatttttcgcaacgaaaaaaagtgtttttttaaaatctggtaaaattttgagaaaaatcgaattgacagtttttttataaaaaaataaaaacttaaaaaaaacattacacaaagttggtaacaattgaatttcgactcaaatattttttcaaaaatttgagattatggcttctagcTAATTTTaacctataagaaatattgttttcaacattcaataaaattttgagaaaaatccaatcgacagtttttttgtccaaaaaattaaaacctaaacaatactaagactttgtaaaaatttactttcgactcaaatagctttttaaaaattaaaaatattgtcttcaaacttattttctttcacagaaaatattgttttcgataatcaGTAGTTcagtataaaaatccaacagtccatttttttataaaaaaaaatagaaactagaagaaatagtacgcaaagttggtaaaaactgatgttcggttcttgatatctttcaaattaatttcattcatccaatttgtaaaaatttaagaaatgctactgaaattggtaaacagattgtaaaactaaattatttctttatatgaaattcattgttggtaattaaaaattgttcaagaataattcaactgatatcTTTTTCAACCcatcacgaaaacctacaaatttttaagcaagacaaatcgacagacgggatgggaagttatcaatgtgggtcgcatcccagcctcttttttttgaattttgataagaaATTTCTCATCCATATggtgatttgttttttaaaatttgttttttattttaacacaaattaaTCTGCTGTCAAAATcgtacattaaaaaaataaaactatagcTCGTGTCATGGGGTTAATTACTGCGTTAAttcataatatatttataatagcTGAGGACTGAGTATATGAATATATGTTCAATAAGAGATAGTCCATAACCTAACTACAGTAAGTGTCTACTTTATTAGAACAAATAGTACACTGAGCAGATAaaacacattaaaataaaaaagggactTTGCATTAATACacactttttctaaaaaaaaataatcatttcgAAAGCCTATTAACAGAGAGAAATTTTAATAGAAGGCCCACATcccggtttttttttcaacgtaGTCCAATAAAAAGGGGACTAGAAACTCCTTTGGCCagatttctttataatttttgttcttgctAAAGAAATTCTACTccagaattttaaatatattaaaaattttattttataaaaatacaatttaggGCTATATTACTTAAACTAATAATATCATACTGAATTTcatctacatatgtacattgtcCTCTTTGGAAACCATAAGTTTGAACTAAATTAATGGATCCCTTACAAATTCACAAAATATTCCCCCTTTCGTTTGTATAAACAATGCTTTTGgttcgaaataaatttgtttggtggTTTTATTACAAGTCCGAAGAATATGATTTCTAAGAAAACTTATCAACccaattttcgtttttaatagTCCCATGCGATATCCAATACAACTTCGAGGTCCCAATCCAAAAGCTAAATAAGTTCCTGTTTgtatgtttgatttatttttagctgAAAATCGCTCAGGATCAAATTTATCAGGATTTGGAAAGTactatcaaaatttaaaaaaaaaattacaacttttGGGTTCTAAGAAAAtaagtcttgaaaatacctttgaATCTCTTTGAATAGCAATCTTTGGAACATAAAGCGGCATATTGTTCGGTATGGCAAAGTCAGAAAACGGTTTCAATGAAAATTCCTTTTCATCTTTTGGCAATGTACATATTCGATCTAAAATTGGTAGCGACGGATAAAGTCTTAAAGTCTCCATAATGACCATATCCAAGTATTCCATTCCATAGACATCTTCGTAGGTGAGTGTGTCTTTGCCAGTTAAGGTGATGTTTCTAAGCAAAGCCAGCCTTATTTCTTCCCTTAACCTCTCTTGAATTTCTGGATTCTTTGAAAGCTCGTACAAACAAAAAGACATAGTAGATGCAGAAGTCTCCAGACCAGCAATAAAAAAAGTCGCTGCCTGTGCTACCAAAGTGTCATTTGTCATCGATAAATTATCATTCTTGTGATTGTCACTTAAACGCTCCTTTTTAAATTCTGCCAGAACATCTATCAAATCATTGCGAGTTGTTCCATTTTGGATTCTATCATCCATAACCGAATTGATAGTTGTCCGAAAAAATATTTCCGCATCTTTGGTAAATAGCCTGCAGCGGAAAAGTGATGCCAAATGTGGTATAAAAAACGCAACAACAAATTCAAGACCTCTCCAAAGAGTAAAATCAAGCATACTTCGACCGACTATCCGAAAGGCATCCTTTGGATTTTTTAGACTACTGGTTTTAATACCAAATGCCACTGTTGCAATCACATCTGTTGCAAAAAGGGAACACATTTCTTTAACCTCTCGGACGAAGCTGTTACTATTTTTATCCATTGGAAAAGAATTAATGTATGCGTCTAAATCGTTACcgatctgaaaataaaaactattaaaaactcTTGGTTCCCAAAATCAGTTTCTTCTTACTTCTTCAACAAGTGGAaacatttgtttcatttttccgCTCGTAAAAACTGGTGATAACTTCGTTCGCAATTCCTTCCATTCCGGATTATTGATCATGAACAGTGTAGCTGATCCGAGGGTATCACCTTTGATATCACTTTGAGCGTAACGATTTGAGAACTTGTCAAAATTCTTCACGCATATTGATTTTACCAATTCGGGATCACGTATCAGTAAGGCTGGTTTGTTGAAGATGTAAATTCCAAGAATTGGTTGATCTTTGGCATTCTTGTGATTGTACAAATTTATGAGGATATCAGcgcaattttttgacatcatcaacatctctttgaaattaccaaaaaagaaatttggCTCAACATTAGGAACATTTTTTCTGCGCCAATATGAGAAATGATACTTTGCCCAAACGTAAATTCCAATCAGGATGAAAGAGGTGAAAAGCAGCAACTCGGTGATGAAAGCCATTTTTCGTATTTAATTCACTAAATCTGAGAAAAagaatcaaatgttaaaatagtgtaataattttaatacaacTCAGGGgagaaattcaattaatttggtATGAAATGTGATTCTTTTGATAAAAAGTTCTTCTCGGTAAtgtctttgttgtttttttaaggaaaatatagTCGCGTTTCCATAATTTCCACGTGGACGTTATTGGAAGGGATGACTTATGTTCTTAGTACTGTCACttcaacaattctttggattattttgtttacttttcaatatcaattGATCTGTTTCGCTgctaacttaaatttttttttaaatcacaaatggcggcaaatttaAATCTTGCCTTTGTTTTGAGACACTACACAATTTATCACATTTAACGTAATAAGCGATCACGTTCCTGAAATATCTTGTGATATCcctacacaaaatttaaactttttcttgtgAGTTTTTCTAACTTCAAACACTTATCATAAGgttcaatatttatttctaaaaaaatgtcctttaatatgattttatttaaaaagtttaagaaactAAATCAGCAAAGATtgtagaaaattttcaaattatgtacaaaatatttccagtaaatttaataattttgtattcaacttttaattacatatttttttgtattttcaatcacttatatattattattatttttcacaaGACTAACACTTTAAAAGGATCAATTGGAACTAAGGCAAGTTTCTGTAACCAACcaaactt
It encodes:
- the LOC129939712 gene encoding cytochrome P450 6g1-like, which produces MAFITELLLFTSFILIGIYVWAKYHFSYWRRKNVPNVEPNFFFGNFKEMLMMSKNCADILINLYNHKNAKDQPILGIYIFNKPALLIRDPELVKSICVKNFDKFSNRYAQSDIKGDTLGSATLFMINNPEWKELRTKLSPVFTSGKMKQMFPLVEEIGNDLDAYINSFPMDKNSNSFVREVKEMCSLFATDVIATVAFGIKTSSLKNPKDAFRIVGRSMLDFTLWRGLEFVVAFFIPHLASLFRCRLFTKDAEIFFRTTINSVMDDRIQNGTTRNDLIDVLAEFKKERLSDNHKNDNLSMTNDTLVAQAATFFIAGLETSASTMSFCLYELSKNPEIQERLREEIRLALLRNITLTGKDTLTYEDVYGMEYLDMVIMETLRLYPSLPILDRICTLPKDEKEFSLKPFSDFAIPNNMPLYVPKIAIQRDSKYFPNPDKFDPERFSAKNKSNIQTGTYLAFGLGPRSCIGYRMGLLKTKIGLISFLRNHILRTCNKTTKQIYFEPKALFIQTKGGIFCEFVRDPLI